One region of Trinickia violacea genomic DNA includes:
- a CDS encoding MFS transporter yields the protein MDSKTVAAPAADIEQPGATGMFAWYADTGPRERHAFWSCKVGYMLDGMDTQMLSFVIPTLVATWGISLADAGFIGTLTLLTSAAGGWLAGILSDRIGRVRTLQITVLWFALFTGLCGLAQSYGQLLAARALMGFGFGGEWTAGAVLIGEVIRARDRGKAVGLVQAGWAIGWGAAALLYAWLFSVLPVSLAWRALFIVGLVPALLVLAIRRYVKEPEIYRQARAAQKDNGEPPRLVEIFSPTLLSTTLRAALLTTGAQGGYYAITTWLPTFLKTERHLTVMGTGGYLATIIVGSYVGYLSSAYLTDRLGRKPNFILFAVGSMAIAFAYTSLNLSNSAMLWLGFPLGFFASGIFAGMGAFLTELFPTRVRGSGQGFCYNFGRAIGALFPFLIGALAKQYGLGTSIGLFAVAAYGVLIVAALTLPETRGRELEST from the coding sequence ATGGACAGCAAGACCGTGGCGGCGCCGGCCGCCGATATCGAGCAGCCCGGCGCCACCGGCATGTTCGCGTGGTACGCAGACACGGGTCCACGCGAGCGTCACGCCTTCTGGAGCTGCAAGGTCGGCTACATGCTCGATGGAATGGACACGCAGATGCTGTCGTTCGTGATTCCGACGCTCGTCGCGACGTGGGGCATCAGTCTCGCGGACGCGGGTTTCATCGGCACGCTCACGCTCCTCACGTCGGCCGCGGGCGGCTGGCTCGCCGGCATCCTGTCCGACCGCATCGGCCGCGTGCGCACGTTGCAGATCACGGTGCTCTGGTTCGCGTTGTTCACGGGCCTTTGCGGGCTCGCGCAGAGCTACGGGCAACTGCTCGCGGCGCGCGCGCTGATGGGCTTCGGCTTCGGCGGCGAATGGACGGCCGGCGCCGTGCTGATCGGCGAAGTGATCCGCGCTCGCGACCGCGGCAAGGCCGTGGGCCTCGTGCAGGCCGGCTGGGCGATCGGTTGGGGCGCCGCCGCGCTGCTGTATGCCTGGCTGTTCTCGGTGCTGCCAGTCTCCCTCGCCTGGCGCGCGCTCTTCATCGTCGGGCTCGTGCCTGCGCTCCTCGTGCTGGCCATTCGCCGCTATGTCAAGGAACCCGAAATTTATCGGCAAGCCAGAGCCGCGCAGAAGGACAACGGCGAACCACCCCGCCTCGTCGAAATTTTCTCGCCGACGCTGTTGTCGACGACGCTGCGCGCCGCGCTGCTCACAACGGGCGCTCAAGGCGGCTACTACGCTATCACGACATGGCTGCCGACCTTCCTCAAGACCGAGCGCCATCTCACGGTGATGGGCACCGGAGGCTATCTCGCGACGATAATCGTGGGCTCGTACGTCGGCTATCTATCGAGCGCCTATCTGACCGACCGCCTGGGCCGCAAACCGAACTTCATCCTGTTCGCGGTGGGCTCGATGGCAATTGCGTTCGCGTACACCTCGCTGAACCTGTCCAATAGCGCGATGCTGTGGCTCGGCTTCCCGCTCGGGTTCTTCGCGTCGGGCATCTTCGCGGGCATGGGCGCGTTCCTCACGGAGCTTTTTCCCACCCGCGTGCGCGGTTCGGGCCAGGGCTTCTGCTACAACTTCGGCCGCGCGATCGGCGCTCTGTTTCCCTTCCTGATCGGCGCACTCGCCAAACAGTACGGTCTCGGCACGAGCATCGGCCTCTTCGCGGTCGCCGCCTACGGCGTGTTGATCGTCGCGGCGCTCACGCTGCCCGAGACCCGCGGCCGCGAGCTCGAGTCCACCTGA
- a CDS encoding SDR family oxidoreductase: protein MFVTGANRGLGLEFTKQVLDRGARRVYAGARDPANVPLPGVVVPVKLDVTDPAAVATAADAARDVTLLINIAGIARFGSLLDDGALDALRDHFEINVFGLLATPRAFAGTLAANRGGAILNVLSVASWVNRPILSGYGVSKLAMWALTNGLRQSLREQRTQVVGLHAGLIDTDLTRGLEVPKATPADDVWQAFDAIEAGAEEVSTDEFTRQVKAGLSAGIYLNDAAPR, encoded by the coding sequence GTGTTCGTGACGGGCGCGAATCGCGGGCTTGGCCTCGAGTTCACGAAACAGGTGCTCGATAGAGGGGCGCGGAGGGTTTATGCCGGGGCTCGCGATCCGGCGAACGTGCCGCTGCCAGGCGTCGTCGTGCCCGTGAAGCTCGACGTGACTGATCCGGCGGCCGTGGCCACAGCAGCCGACGCGGCGCGCGACGTCACGCTGCTGATCAACATTGCGGGCATTGCGCGGTTCGGCAGCTTGCTTGACGATGGCGCGCTCGACGCGTTGCGCGATCACTTCGAAATCAACGTGTTCGGGCTGCTGGCGACGCCGCGGGCGTTCGCGGGGACTCTCGCCGCCAACCGCGGCGGCGCGATCCTGAACGTGCTGTCCGTTGCGAGCTGGGTGAACCGGCCAATTCTGTCGGGCTATGGCGTGTCGAAGTTGGCCATGTGGGCGCTGACCAACGGCCTGCGCCAATCGCTGCGAGAGCAGCGCACGCAGGTCGTCGGGCTACATGCCGGCCTTATCGATACGGATCTGACGCGCGGACTGGAAGTTCCGAAGGCGACGCCGGCGGACGACGTGTGGCAGGCGTTCGACGCGATCGAAGCCGGCGCGGAGGAAGTGTCCACTGACGAATTCACTCGGCAGGTGAAGGCTGGGCTGTCGGCGGGGATCTATCTGAACGACGCGGCGCCTCGCTGA
- a CDS encoding enoyl-CoA hydratase/isomerase family protein, which yields MPDSSQLDIDRSYPGRWTITFSNPPINMFVPATIVELGALLTDLESDPSAKVVVFQSANPDFFVAHLDVAKAAERPEVLGLWRDFVLRLSSTPVVSIAKIRGRTRGIGNEFVLACDMRFASRQGALFGNPEVGVGLVPGGGALEWLPRLVGRSRALEIILSADDFDADVAERYGWVNRTLDDDDLDSFVDTLARRLASFDRETLGAAKAQVNRFGTPTAAELQSSIDLFFPALASPSGQARRAKLRSLAYGVPGDFEMNFGRYLPTLGRAGDDDTDPPLAGAPKG from the coding sequence ATGCCCGACTCTTCGCAGCTCGACATCGACCGCAGCTATCCGGGCCGGTGGACAATCACCTTTAGCAACCCGCCGATCAACATGTTTGTTCCTGCGACGATCGTCGAATTGGGAGCACTATTGACCGACCTTGAGTCGGACCCGTCCGCGAAGGTCGTCGTGTTCCAGTCGGCGAATCCCGATTTTTTCGTCGCCCATCTTGACGTAGCCAAAGCAGCCGAACGGCCAGAGGTGCTGGGCCTTTGGCGCGACTTCGTGCTGCGCCTCTCGTCCACGCCGGTCGTGAGCATCGCCAAGATTCGCGGGCGCACGCGCGGCATCGGCAACGAGTTCGTGCTGGCCTGCGACATGCGCTTCGCCAGCAGGCAGGGTGCCCTATTTGGTAACCCCGAGGTCGGCGTCGGCCTGGTCCCGGGCGGCGGAGCGCTAGAATGGCTGCCGCGCCTGGTCGGCCGTTCGCGGGCGCTTGAGATTATCCTCAGCGCCGACGACTTCGATGCCGACGTCGCCGAACGCTATGGCTGGGTGAACCGCACGCTGGACGATGACGACCTCGATTCCTTTGTCGATACGCTTGCCCGACGTCTGGCCTCATTCGACCGTGAAACACTCGGCGCCGCGAAAGCCCAGGTCAATCGGTTTGGAACGCCGACAGCTGCTGAACTCCAGTCGAGCATCGACCTGTTCTTCCCGGCACTGGCCTCGCCAAGTGGGCAGGCGCGCCGCGCCAAGCTCCGTAGCCTGGCCTACGGAGTTCCGGGCGACTTCGAAATGAACTTCGGCAGGTACCTGCCTACGCTAGGGCGGGCAGGCGACGATGACACGGACCCGCCACTCGCCGGCGCACCGAAGGGCTGA
- a CDS encoding putative hydro-lyase, with the protein MTPYEFRHAVRNGTFRGPTAGHCGDFAQANLAILPEAQAHDFLRFCHANPKACPLLGVGEPGDYRIDTLGRDLDIRTDVPAYNIYREGRLAERVESLKDFWQRDFVVFAIGCSFSFEAMLAREGIPLRHVEEGCNVPMYRTNIANRRAGVFGGELVVSMRPMRGADAIRAVQITSRYPGVHGAPVHIGAPAELGIENLEHPDFGDPVTIRDGELPVFWACGVTPQTALMAARLPLAIAHAPGHMLMTDIANTSLAVF; encoded by the coding sequence ATGACGCCCTACGAGTTTCGCCACGCCGTGCGCAACGGCACGTTTCGCGGCCCCACGGCCGGCCATTGCGGCGACTTCGCGCAAGCCAATCTTGCGATCCTGCCCGAAGCGCAGGCGCACGACTTCCTGCGCTTCTGCCATGCGAACCCGAAGGCGTGCCCACTGCTGGGCGTTGGCGAGCCGGGCGACTACCGTATCGACACGCTCGGGCGCGATCTCGACATCCGCACCGACGTGCCCGCCTACAACATCTACCGCGAAGGGCGGCTCGCCGAGCGCGTCGAGTCGCTGAAGGACTTCTGGCAGCGGGACTTCGTCGTGTTCGCGATCGGCTGCTCGTTCTCGTTCGAAGCGATGCTCGCCCGCGAAGGCATTCCCCTGCGCCACGTCGAAGAAGGCTGCAACGTGCCCATGTACCGCACGAACATCGCGAACCGCCGAGCGGGCGTGTTCGGCGGCGAGCTCGTCGTGTCGATGCGGCCCATGCGCGGCGCCGACGCGATCCGCGCCGTGCAGATCACGAGCCGCTATCCCGGCGTGCACGGCGCGCCCGTGCATATCGGCGCGCCCGCCGAGCTCGGCATCGAGAATCTCGAGCATCCCGATTTCGGCGATCCCGTGACGATCCGCGACGGCGAGCTACCCGTGTTCTGGGCCTGCGGCGTGACCCCGCAGACCGCGCTCATGGCAGCTCGCCTGCCGCTCGCCATCGCGCATGCGCCGGGCCACATGCTGATGACGGACATCGCGAACACGTCGCTCGCCGTGTTCTGA
- a CDS encoding cytochrome c: MSTLTRMVATALSLVLVLVDAATAQESEVVLKEGPGKDKAMQCATCHSLDYIPMNSPFLNKAGWGTSVAKMINVFGAPIPQEDVEIIVNYLAQNYGKSTDK, from the coding sequence ATGAGCACGCTCACGAGAATGGTTGCCACCGCATTGTCCCTCGTGCTCGTTCTTGTCGATGCCGCAACGGCGCAGGAATCGGAGGTCGTGCTGAAAGAAGGACCAGGCAAAGACAAGGCGATGCAGTGTGCCACCTGTCACAGCCTCGACTATATCCCGATGAACTCGCCCTTTCTGAACAAGGCCGGATGGGGCACGTCAGTCGCCAAGATGATCAACGTATTTGGTGCGCCGATTCCTCAAGAAGACGTGGAGATCATCGTGAACTACCTCGCTCAGAACTACGGCAAATCCACCGACAAGTAG
- a CDS encoding OsmC family protein gives MEKIEKVLAAGNSHATVNRDPNAQRGEFGVYDLKLTAPGVDNLDYIGTEPHPRAEQLFAGAWSACYTTVFGMAAQLKKVTLPPDYSVDIQVNIGQTGAAWFLGAQFDIRVPGVEKEIVEEIAHLAHQICPYSKSVRGNIEIGTNIVTA, from the coding sequence ATGGAAAAGATCGAAAAAGTCCTCGCCGCAGGCAACTCCCACGCCACGGTCAATCGCGACCCCAATGCCCAGCGCGGCGAGTTTGGCGTCTACGACCTCAAGCTGACCGCGCCCGGCGTTGATAACCTCGATTACATCGGCACCGAGCCGCACCCGAGAGCCGAGCAGTTGTTTGCGGGTGCCTGGTCGGCCTGTTACACCACTGTGTTCGGGATGGCGGCCCAGCTGAAGAAGGTCACGCTGCCGCCCGACTATTCCGTGGACATTCAGGTGAACATCGGGCAGACCGGTGCCGCATGGTTCCTCGGCGCCCAGTTCGACATCCGCGTGCCGGGCGTGGAAAAGGAAATCGTTGAGGAAATCGCGCACCTGGCCCATCAGATCTGCCCGTACTCGAAGTCTGTGCGCGGCAACATCGAGATCGGCACGAACATCGTCACGGCGTAA
- a CDS encoding LirA/MavJ family T4SS effector encodes MPGHEIIEEMKFLLTKKKKDEPREIVKQKTDVLQADYRDFGAIFDLFESQDRFKAGLAVVSKALWDNYRTITNQPSLHPHSADSPLVPAPAPGNLFTRCIGMLAQQYGFNFQHGLALDTDYNTAPNSVTLIANDLLLGTLVRTKLFWKDAISADHGEHSHSLQWLVAAQVLNGTTTTPVPDLYAKTVDYMVMSKGETSTRLWQLLVDCFPTTGGTRKETPLITDSFRCPQNVTRFLLGAGNDFAPIADHFVSNYLYKRYKNRNWMEIKNQGTPNEKLDLKNIFVNPQEKSEEGWTQGKNKARLTRTQVIPKDIADRQVTEVNYHATAGFLYMKENSFN; translated from the coding sequence ATGCCCGGCCACGAAATAATTGAGGAGATGAAATTCCTTCTAACTAAAAAGAAGAAAGACGAACCCAGGGAAATTGTGAAGCAAAAAACGGACGTATTACAAGCGGACTACCGGGACTTCGGAGCAATTTTCGATCTTTTCGAGAGTCAGGATCGATTCAAGGCAGGATTGGCCGTGGTTTCCAAGGCTTTGTGGGACAACTACCGCACGATCACCAACCAGCCCAGTTTGCATCCTCACTCAGCCGATTCACCGCTCGTTCCCGCCCCAGCTCCTGGTAATCTGTTTACGCGATGCATAGGCATGCTCGCGCAACAATACGGATTTAATTTTCAGCATGGGCTTGCCTTGGACACGGATTACAACACAGCGCCTAACAGTGTCACACTCATCGCTAATGATCTGCTTCTCGGCACGTTGGTCAGGACAAAGTTATTTTGGAAAGATGCCATCAGTGCCGATCATGGTGAACATAGTCATAGCCTCCAATGGCTGGTCGCTGCGCAAGTTTTGAACGGTACGACAACGACACCCGTTCCTGACCTGTACGCAAAAACGGTCGACTACATGGTGATGAGCAAGGGCGAAACCTCGACGCGACTCTGGCAACTTCTAGTGGATTGTTTTCCGACTACGGGTGGGACGCGCAAGGAGACTCCGCTGATTACCGATTCATTTCGTTGCCCGCAAAATGTGACTCGCTTTTTACTGGGAGCCGGCAATGACTTCGCTCCAATTGCCGATCATTTTGTTTCCAACTATCTATACAAGAGATATAAAAACAGAAACTGGATGGAAATTAAAAATCAGGGTACGCCAAATGAAAAATTGGATCTGAAGAACATTTTTGTCAATCCACAGGAAAAGTCCGAAGAGGGATGGACTCAAGGCAAAAACAAGGCAAGGCTTACCCGCACACAAGTTATCCCAAAAGATATAGCCGATCGACAAGTCACGGAAGTAAACTATCATGCTACCGCCGGGTTTTTGTATATGAAAGAAAACTCGTTCAATTGA
- a CDS encoding Ohr family peroxiredoxin, whose product MTKIDQVLFSGNSNATVNHDPDVQRGEHGVLDLKLSALNGENRDFIATELHPRAEQLFSGAWSACYISAFEIAASMRKVTLPSDYSVDIKVSIGTVGNGFCLGAQFTIRAPGLATEVVEAIANRAHQICPYSKAVHGNIEVGLNVVTA is encoded by the coding sequence ATGACCAAGATCGATCAAGTCCTCTTTTCTGGCAACTCCAATGCCACTGTCAATCACGACCCCGATGTCCAGCGCGGTGAGCACGGCGTCCTCGACCTCAAGCTGTCAGCGCTCAACGGTGAAAACCGCGATTTCATTGCCACCGAGCTGCACCCGCGAGCTGAACAATTGTTTTCGGGCGCGTGGTCGGCCTGTTACATCAGCGCGTTCGAGATTGCGGCCTCGATGAGGAAGGTCACGCTGCCGTCCGACTATTCCGTGGACATCAAGGTAAGTATCGGGACGGTCGGTAACGGTTTTTGCCTCGGCGCCCAGTTCACCATTCGCGCGCCGGGTCTGGCAACGGAAGTCGTCGAGGCAATCGCGAACCGCGCCCATCAGATCTGCCCGTACTCGAAGGCCGTGCACGGCAACATCGAGGTCGGCCTGAACGTCGTCACGGCGTAA
- a CDS encoding hydantoinase B/oxoprolinase family protein, producing the protein MSEHLSHADPATPRWQFWIDRGGTFTDIVARCPDGTLTTHKLLSENPEQYRDAAVAGIRHLLGLAPDEPVTPAQVEMVKMGTTVATNALLERKGEPTALVTTRGFRDVLRIAYQNRPRLFDLDIVLPEALYEQVVEVDERVSAHGEVVEPIDLGRAQTALEAVYASGIRSLAIVLIHGYRYTDHERALAALAQRIGFTQVSTSHEVSPLMKMVSRGDTTVVDAYLSPILRRYVEQVAAEMPGVNLQFMQSSGGLTRADAFQGKDAILSGPAGGIVGMVRATQAAGFDHVIGFDMGGTSTDVSHYNGEFERVFETQVAGVRMRAPMMSIHTVAAGGGSVLTFDGSRLRVGPESAGANPGPASYRRGGPLAVTDCNVMLGKIQPDYFPRVFGPHADAPLDRDTVTEGFAALADEIHAKTGRRQTPEALAEGFLEIAIGSMANAIKKISVQRGHDVSRYVLTTFGGAGGQHACGVADALGMTRVFAHPLAGVLSAYGMGLADQTAMRERAIEAELDPASLARLNDALDALADQATGVLREQGVPSARIDTVRRVHLRYRGTDSAIAVPAGSLDAMRQAFEQAYRQRYAFLMEGTPLIIELASVEAIGRSDAPVDVARVADRTDGGPRADAQVRFYSGGQWHDAPLYVRDALLAGDTLDGPAIVAEKNGTTVIEPGWRGELTEAGNLVLTRVVPLPTRRSLGTEADPVRLEIFNNLFMSIAEQMGLRLQNTAYSVNIKERLDFSCAIFDADGNLIANAPHMPVHLGSMGESIRTVIERNHGRMRDGDVFMLNDPYHGGTHLPDVTVITPVFANGSAEPLFYVGSRGHHADIGGITPGSMPPDSAHIDEEGVLIDNWQLVSGGVLRDRETRALLASGRYHARNVEQNMADLRAQVAANQKGVDELRRMVAQFGEDVVLAYMRHVQDNAEEAVRRVIGALEDGHYRYALDNGAAIEVAIRVDAAARRAEIDFSGTSAQLPNNFNAPKAVCMAAVLYVFRTLVGDDIPLNAGCLKPLTVSVPEGSMLNPVYPAAVVSGNVETSSAITNALYGALGRVAASQGTMNNFTFGNALYQYYETIAGGSGAGPGYAGVDAVQTHMTNSRLTDPEVLEWRYPVRLESHRIRGDSGGDGRWRGGNGAIRRIRFLEPMTASILSNNRVYAPFGAAGGCAGALGRNYVERADGSIAPIAHVGGAQMAAGDVFVIETPGGGGYGAVGDS; encoded by the coding sequence ATGTCCGAACACCTCTCGCATGCCGACCCCGCAACGCCGCGCTGGCAATTCTGGATCGACCGCGGCGGCACTTTCACCGACATCGTCGCGCGCTGCCCCGACGGCACGCTCACCACGCACAAGCTGCTCTCCGAGAACCCGGAGCAGTACCGCGACGCCGCCGTCGCCGGCATACGCCACCTGCTCGGCCTCGCGCCCGACGAGCCGGTCACGCCGGCCCAGGTCGAGATGGTGAAGATGGGCACCACGGTCGCCACGAATGCGCTGCTCGAGCGCAAGGGCGAGCCCACCGCGCTCGTCACGACACGCGGCTTTCGCGACGTGCTGCGCATCGCGTACCAGAACCGCCCGCGCCTCTTCGATCTCGACATCGTGCTGCCCGAGGCGCTCTACGAGCAGGTCGTCGAAGTCGACGAGCGCGTGAGCGCCCATGGCGAAGTGGTCGAGCCCATCGATCTCGGACGCGCGCAGACCGCGCTCGAGGCGGTCTACGCGAGCGGCATCCGATCGCTCGCAATCGTGCTGATCCACGGCTACCGCTACACCGATCACGAGCGCGCACTCGCGGCGCTCGCGCAGCGCATCGGCTTCACCCAAGTCTCCACGTCGCACGAAGTGTCGCCGCTGATGAAGATGGTGTCGCGCGGCGACACCACCGTCGTGGACGCCTACCTCTCGCCGATCCTGCGCCGCTACGTCGAGCAGGTCGCGGCGGAGATGCCCGGCGTGAACCTGCAGTTCATGCAGAGCAGCGGCGGCCTGACGCGCGCCGACGCCTTCCAGGGCAAGGACGCCATCCTCTCCGGTCCCGCGGGCGGCATCGTCGGTATGGTGCGCGCCACGCAGGCGGCGGGCTTCGATCACGTGATCGGCTTCGACATGGGCGGCACCTCGACCGACGTGTCGCACTACAACGGCGAGTTCGAGCGCGTGTTCGAAACACAGGTGGCCGGCGTGCGCATGCGCGCGCCGATGATGAGCATCCATACCGTCGCGGCCGGCGGCGGCTCCGTGCTGACCTTCGACGGCAGCCGGCTGCGCGTCGGCCCCGAATCGGCCGGCGCCAACCCGGGCCCGGCGTCGTACCGCCGCGGCGGCCCGCTTGCCGTGACCGACTGCAACGTGATGCTCGGCAAGATCCAGCCCGACTACTTCCCGCGCGTGTTCGGCCCGCATGCGGACGCGCCGCTCGATCGCGACACCGTGACCGAGGGCTTTGCGGCGCTGGCCGACGAGATTCACGCGAAAACGGGCCGCCGCCAAACGCCCGAGGCGTTGGCCGAGGGCTTCCTGGAGATCGCGATCGGCAGCATGGCGAACGCCATCAAGAAGATCTCCGTGCAGCGCGGCCACGACGTCTCGCGCTACGTGCTCACGACCTTCGGCGGCGCGGGCGGCCAGCACGCGTGCGGCGTCGCCGACGCGCTCGGCATGACCCGCGTGTTCGCGCATCCGCTGGCAGGCGTGCTCTCCGCCTACGGCATGGGTCTCGCCGACCAGACCGCGATGCGCGAGCGCGCCATCGAGGCGGAACTCGATCCGGCCTCGCTCGCCCGCCTGAACGACGCGCTCGATGCGCTCGCCGACCAGGCGACCGGCGTGCTGCGCGAACAGGGCGTGCCGTCGGCCCGCATCGACACCGTGCGCCGCGTGCACTTGCGCTATCGCGGCACCGATTCGGCGATCGCCGTGCCGGCAGGCAGCCTCGACGCCATGCGGCAGGCGTTCGAGCAGGCCTATCGCCAGCGTTACGCTTTCCTGATGGAAGGCACGCCGCTCATCATCGAGCTTGCGTCGGTCGAGGCGATCGGCCGATCGGATGCGCCCGTCGATGTCGCGCGCGTCGCGGACCGCACGGACGGCGGGCCGCGCGCCGATGCACAGGTGCGCTTCTACTCGGGCGGCCAGTGGCACGATGCGCCGCTCTACGTGCGCGACGCGCTGCTCGCGGGCGACACGCTGGACGGCCCCGCGATCGTCGCGGAGAAGAACGGCACGACCGTGATCGAGCCCGGATGGCGCGGCGAGCTGACCGAAGCGGGCAACCTCGTGCTGACGCGCGTGGTGCCGCTGCCGACGCGCCGCTCGCTGGGCACCGAGGCCGATCCGGTACGGCTCGAGATCTTCAACAACCTGTTCATGTCGATCGCCGAGCAGATGGGGCTGCGGCTGCAGAACACGGCGTACTCCGTGAACATCAAGGAGCGGCTCGACTTCTCGTGCGCGATCTTCGACGCCGACGGCAACCTGATCGCGAACGCGCCGCACATGCCGGTGCACCTCGGGTCGATGGGCGAGAGCATCCGCACTGTGATCGAGCGCAATCACGGCCGGATGCGCGACGGCGACGTGTTCATGCTCAACGACCCCTATCACGGCGGCACGCACCTGCCGGACGTGACGGTCATCACACCCGTGTTCGCCAATGGATCGGCCGAGCCGCTCTTTTACGTGGGCTCGCGCGGCCACCATGCGGACATTGGCGGCATCACGCCGGGTTCGATGCCGCCCGACTCGGCGCATATCGACGAAGAAGGCGTGCTGATCGATAACTGGCAGCTCGTTTCGGGCGGCGTGCTACGCGACCGGGAGACGCGCGCGCTGCTCGCATCGGGCCGCTATCACGCTCGCAACGTCGAGCAGAACATGGCGGACCTGCGCGCCCAGGTCGCCGCGAACCAGAAGGGCGTGGACGAGCTGCGCCGCATGGTCGCGCAGTTCGGCGAGGACGTCGTGCTCGCCTATATGCGGCACGTGCAGGACAACGCGGAGGAAGCCGTGCGGCGCGTGATCGGCGCGCTCGAGGACGGGCACTATCGCTATGCGCTCGACAACGGCGCGGCGATCGAAGTGGCGATCCGCGTCGACGCCGCAGCGCGGCGCGCCGAGATCGACTTCAGCGGCACGTCCGCCCAACTGCCGAACAACTTCAACGCACCGAAGGCCGTGTGCATGGCGGCGGTGCTGTATGTGTTCCGCACGCTCGTCGGCGACGACATTCCGCTTAACGCGGGGTGCCTGAAGCCGCTCACTGTGAGCGTACCGGAAGGATCGATGCTCAATCCCGTGTATCCGGCCGCGGTGGTGTCGGGCAATGTGGAGACGTCGTCGGCCATCACGAACGCGCTCTATGGCGCGCTGGGCCGCGTCGCGGCGAGCCAGGGGACGATGAACAACTTCACGTTCGGCAATGCGCTTTACCAGTACTACGAAACGATTGCCGGGGGCAGCGGCGCCGGACCGGGATACGCGGGCGTGGACGCGGTGCAGACGCACATGACGAACTCACGACTCACCGATCCCGAGGTGCTCGAATGGCGCTATCCGGTGCGGCTCGAATCGCACCGCATCCGCGGCGACTCGGGCGGCGACGGGCGCTGGCGCGGCGGCAACGGCGCGATCCGGCGGATCCGCTTCCTCGAACCGATGACGGCGTCGATCCTCTCGAACAACCGCGTGTATGCGCCGTTCGGCGCAGCGGGCGGATGCGCGGGCGCGCTGGGGCGCAACTACGTCGAGCGGGCCGACGGGTCGATCGCGCCGATCGCGCACGTGGGCGGCGCGCAGATGGCGGCCGGCGACGTGTTCGTGATCGAAACGCCGGGCGGCGGCGGCTACGGGGCGGTCGGCGATTCGTGA
- a CDS encoding molybdopterin-dependent oxidoreductase gives MKKSVNSGLRRRLLFGAAGAGSLAALKPLRILAAEVGSSAASGFAEIPAGALAEQHLYALPGKVPLIKKTYRPPNFETPIEYFRTPITPNNAFFVRYHLAGIAQVRAADWRLSVGGESAGRELEFTLDQLKKDFEPAEITAVCQCSGNRRGLFEPHVAGVQWGVGAMGNAVWRGVRLKDILAKVGVQSDALEVVFGPADHAVIEKTPPFVKSLPVEVALDENTLIAFEMNGKPLPHLNGFPARLVVPGWTGTYWVKQLISVRLVSKPEQNFWMSTAYRLPRGKFKTPSFKSQVTGASEPITTMVVNSLITSLMSGQQIPHGKPIEVKGIAWDGGAGIDSVEVSIDFGASWQRAKLGRDLGRFSFREFTLVVPARERGSMVVMARATSRSGETQVERLIHNPAGYHHNVIQRLYVEVV, from the coding sequence ATGAAAAAATCCGTTAACAGTGGATTGCGCCGCAGACTGCTGTTCGGCGCTGCCGGAGCGGGCTCCCTTGCGGCCCTGAAACCGCTGCGGATTTTGGCCGCCGAAGTGGGCAGCTCGGCTGCATCCGGTTTCGCCGAGATTCCCGCCGGTGCGCTTGCCGAACAGCATCTTTACGCGCTGCCGGGCAAGGTGCCGCTGATCAAGAAGACTTATCGACCGCCCAACTTCGAGACGCCAATCGAGTATTTCCGCACGCCGATTACACCAAACAACGCTTTTTTCGTGCGCTATCACCTGGCCGGGATTGCGCAGGTGCGAGCCGCCGATTGGAGGCTCAGCGTCGGCGGCGAAAGTGCCGGACGCGAGCTCGAATTCACGCTGGATCAACTCAAGAAGGATTTCGAGCCGGCCGAGATTACAGCGGTGTGCCAGTGCTCGGGCAACCGCCGCGGCCTGTTCGAGCCGCACGTTGCCGGTGTCCAGTGGGGCGTGGGCGCGATGGGCAATGCGGTCTGGCGCGGCGTGCGCCTGAAGGACATCCTCGCGAAGGTAGGCGTGCAGAGCGATGCACTCGAGGTGGTGTTCGGACCAGCAGACCATGCCGTTATCGAGAAGACGCCCCCCTTCGTCAAATCTCTACCGGTGGAAGTTGCGCTCGACGAGAACACCCTGATCGCGTTCGAGATGAACGGCAAGCCCCTGCCGCACTTGAACGGCTTTCCCGCGCGCCTCGTCGTGCCGGGCTGGACGGGTACCTACTGGGTCAAACAATTGATCAGCGTCAGGTTGGTGTCCAAGCCCGAGCAGAACTTCTGGATGAGCACCGCGTACCGACTGCCGCGCGGCAAGTTCAAGACGCCGAGTTTCAAATCGCAGGTGACGGGTGCGAGTGAGCCGATCACCACCATGGTAGTGAACTCGCTCATTACTTCGTTGATGAGCGGGCAGCAAATTCCGCACGGCAAGCCGATCGAAGTGAAAGGCATTGCCTGGGATGGCGGTGCAGGCATCGACAGCGTCGAGGTGTCGATCGATTTTGGCGCGAGCTGGCAGCGAGCAAAACTTGGCCGCGATCTTGGCCGTTTTTCGTTCCGCGAATTCACGCTCGTCGTGCCGGCGCGCGAGCGCGGTTCGATGGTGGTGATGGCGCGCGCCACCAGCCGCTCCGGGGAAACACAGGTCGAGCGACTCATTCACAATCCCGCAGGCTATCACCACAACGTGATCCAGCGCTTGTACGTGGAGGTGGTATGA